Proteins co-encoded in one Medicago truncatula cultivar Jemalong A17 chromosome 8, MtrunA17r5.0-ANR, whole genome shotgun sequence genomic window:
- the LOC25501817 gene encoding uncharacterized protein, translated as MKITLTKPFILRCFLISIFLSLPFLFLHLFSPTQPINTTTTSKTSKKDLTIRPGYKSYEAYIQRQLNKTLNTKLRKIWTTRDWNRKIPVFAKFFSELKTKNLLQETSKALCIGARVGQEVEALRRINVVDSIGMDLVPHPPLVVEGDFHNQPFGNDTFDFEFSNVFDHALYPHKFVGEIERTLKPNGVCVLHVALSRRADKYSANDLYSVEPLVELFKNSVLVHVRKVDGFGLDTEVAFRKKPPPTHRRF; from the coding sequence ATGAAAATCACACTAACAAAACCATTCATTCTTCGTTGTTTCTTAATCTCTATCTTCCTCTCCCTCCCATTTCTCTTCCTCCATCTATTCTCTCCCACACAACCCATCAATaccacaacaacatcaaaaacatcaaaaaaagACCTAACAATACGACCCGGTTACAAGTCCTATGAAGCCTACATCCAACGTCAACTCAACAAAACTCTCAACACAAAACTACGAAAAATATGGACAACACGCGACTGGAACCGCAAGATCCCAGTTTTCGCCAAATTCTTCTCCGAACTCAAGACCAAGAATCTCCTCCAAGAAACATCCAAAGCATTATGTATTGGTGCACGTGTTGGACAAGAAGTCGAAGCTCTACGACGAATCAACGTCGTTGATTCCATCGGAATGGACCTCGTTCCACATCCACCGTTGGTCGTGGAAGGTGATTTCCATAACCAACCGTTTGGTAACGACACGTTCGATTTTGAATTCTCCAATGTCTTTGATCATGCCCTTTATCCTCACAAATTTGTTGGTGAGATTGAACGCACGTTGAAACCTAATGGTGTTTGTGTGTTACACGTGGCGTTATCTCGTCGTGCTGATAAATATTCCGCTAATGATCTTTACAGTGTTGAGCCTCTTGTTGAGCTTTTCAAGAATTCGGTTTTGGTTCATGTTCGTAAAGTTGATGGTTTTGGATTGGATACGGAAGTTGCGTTTCGCAAGAAACCACCACCCACTCATCGTCGGTTCTAA
- the LOC25501816 gene encoding very-long-chain 3-oxoacyl-CoA reductase-like protein At1g24470, whose product MHQLEVLIIFLPFLLGLTLTFNCFVTLITWIFNSCLRSDTHLIKTYGSWALITGATDGIGKALAYQLAQKSLNLILVSRNSKKLETVKNEIKTKYPRIDIKTITIDFSEDFTESLWEIEVLASDLNLGILINNVGITYPKAMFFHEVKEEMWMKIVSVNIESTTRITKAVLGGMMERKKGAIVNIGSGAAVVVPSHPLFTIYAATKAYVDQFSRSLYMEYKQYGIHVQCQVPLYVATNMVSRVASIERDSLFIPTPEGYARASIRKIGYETRCTPYWAHSIQWAFARLIPDPLLDYWRMSIGLRRRSSHKNKD is encoded by the exons ATGCATCAACTTGAAGTACTCATCATCTTCCTCCCATTCCTCCTCGGTTTAACCCTAACATTCAACTGCTTCGTCACACTCATTACATGGATCTTCAACTCATGTCTCCGATCCGACACACACCTCATCAAAACCTATGGTTCATGGGCTTTAATCACCGGAGCAACTGACGGCATCGGAAAAGCCCTAGCCTACCAACTAGCACAGAAAAGTCTCAACCTCATTCTTGTAAGTAGAAACTCTAAAAAACTCGAAACAGTTAAAAACGAAATCAAAACAAAGTACCCTCGCATTGACATTAAAACCATCACCATTGATTTTTCCGAAGACTTTACAGAAAGTCTCTGGGAAATAGAAGTTTTGGCTAGTGATTTGAATCTTGGAATATTGATCAACAATGTTGGCATAACATATCCTAAGGCTATGTTTTTTCATGAGGTGAAGGAGGAAATGTGGATGAAGATTGTGAGTGTGAATATTGAAAGTACAACGAGAATAACAAAAGCTGTTTTGGGAGGAATGATGGAAAGGAAAAAGGGTGCAATAGTAAATATTGGGTCTGGTGCTGCGGTGGTTGTGCCTTCACATCCTCTCTTCACAATATATGCTGCAACTAAAGc ATATGTAGATCAGTTTTCAAGATCTTTATATATGGAGTACAAACAGTATGGAATCCACGTGCAATGtcag GTACCACTATATGTTGCAACAAACATGGTATCAAGGGTAGCATCTATTGAAAGAGATTCTTTATTCATACCAACACCTGAAGGTTATGCAAGAGCCTCTATTCGTAAAATTGGGTATGAAACAAGGTGCACACCTTATTGGGCTCACTCAATTCAGTGGGCATTTGCACGCTTAATCCCTGACCCACTTCTTGATTATTGGCGCATGTCCATTGGTTTGCGACGTAGGAGTAGTCACAAGAACAAGGACTAG